The window CCTGTATCCCCATGACCCCACTTGATTTGAGGCGTGTTTGGCGGGATGCGGCCACTGGCGCCTGTTACAGTCAGAAGATTTTATGGCCTCGAGATTTGGAATCTGGTGCCTGTTTTATTCTAAAATTATTTCATTCACAATGATTAACTCCCCcccaccaccaaaaaaaaaaaaaaaaaaaggaaagctgGGATCAAGCATTTTCAATGTGGtcacagtaaaaaaaaaaaatttttttggcAGAATTCTGAAAACAGTTGTTGCTCATACATGTCTCATGGTCATGGAATGATTAAATGTACTTTTCTTCTGGACTTTACCGAATATAACCTTGTCTGAGGCTCTAACGACCAACTACATCTTCCATCTTAGCTAAATTACCTTGTATGATTGTATCAGACTATCAACTCTACATTTTGTAGAACAACATTTTGTTTGGATGGATGATAAATTGACAATGATAAACAACACAATGACAAAACATATGTAACAATTAAATAGTATGTAACAACTTTGCATCAATTTTGCTTGTATGAGCTAAAAGGATAATAAAAAGTGGGTCAACAAACATTCTCCTGTACTTATATATTAGACGAGGATCTTCTTATTGAAATTAATGTTCAATATTCAACACAATCACCTCGATGTAGTTATCTTTTGCTCTGAAGATCTAAAATTTTCCAGAGACAAGTTTTTATCCTATTCTTGCGTTTATTTTCAATAGGCAGATAGCGGTTTACTGCCAGAAAATATCTAGTGCAGACTTGGAAGCGAAAATCAGATCCCTAATTCTGTTTCCACACAATTGTTTATAAAATGGCAGGTACTTGGCTGAAGCCCATGTCCAAGCTATGCAATTTGATGAAGCTGAAAAGCTATGCACGAAGACCCTTGAAATCCACCGTGAGCACAGCGCACCAGCATCCCTTGAAGAAGCTGCTGATCGCCGGTTAATGGCCCTCATATGTGAAGCAAAGGGAGATTATGAATCTGCCCTTGAGCACCTTGTTCTTGCAAGTATGGCCATGATTGCCAATGGCCAAGAGATCGAAGTTGCTGCAATTGATGTTAGCATTGGTGACATTTACCTGTCCCTCAGCCGTTTTGATGAGGCCATATTCTCCTATCAGAAGGCCCTAACTGTCTTCAAATCCGCCAAGAGTGACAACCATCCTTCAGTCGCATCAGTCTTTGTGCGTCTTGCTGACCTCTACTACAAGACAGGCAAGCTTCGGGAGTCCAAGTCCTACTGTGAAAGTGCTTTGAGGATATATTCAAAACCTGTTCCTGGAACTATAGCAGAGGAGATAGCCAGTGGGCTGACTGAAATCTCAGCAATCTATGAAGCTGTAAATGAACCTGAGGAAGCATTGAAGCTCTTGCAGAAGGCAATGAAGTTGTTAGAAGACACACCAGGGCAGCAAAGCACGATTGCAGGGATAGAAGCACAAATGGGTGTAATGTACTACATGCTTGGTAGGTATGGAGAGGCTCGATACTCTTTTGAGAGTGCTGTGGAGAAGCTTAGAGCCAGTGGGGAGAGGAAATCAGCCTTCTTTGGGGTTTTGTTGAACCAAATGGGTTTGGCTTCTGTGCAGCTGTATAAAATAGATGAGGCTGCAGAGCTATTTGAAGAAGCAAGGGGGATATTGGAGCAGGAGTGTGGTCCGGATCATCCAGATACTCTTTCTGTGTATAGTAATCTTGCAGCAACCTATGATGCCATGGGCAGGTAAGAAGATTTCTATTTTATGGTTTTAATGCGTATGTATTATCCTCTTCAAGCATTCTCCTATTATGTGCCAAAGCTCAAAGCTCTGTTTCTACATCCTAGGAGAATTCCACCTAAAGTTCTTGAATAATGTATTGACTCTAAATCCATCTTACAACTTGAATAGCGTGGCTGCTACTGTCATAGATATGGATCCTTTTATTTAGGTAACTCTTTCCTTCTATTTAGGTTAACt is drawn from Telopea speciosissima isolate NSW1024214 ecotype Mountain lineage chromosome 1, Tspe_v1, whole genome shotgun sequence and contains these coding sequences:
- the LOC122667929 gene encoding protein KINESIN LIGHT CHAIN-RELATED 1-like, producing the protein MPGLVSVKTPPDAPPLQILVPAGDQQVQNHDEESETRSPKIRSPMPKRTPSPSTSRAKPSPGGSSGKKKTPEKPKIDESSLDNPDLGPFLLKLARDTIANGESPNKALDFAIRASKSFERCTGEGEPNLELAMCLHVVAAIYCSLGRFEEAIPVLERAITVPDVAKGPDHALAAFSGYMQLGDTHSMLGQLDKSVACYDSGLKIQMEALGELDPRVAETCRYLAEAHVQAMQFDEAEKLCTKTLEIHREHSAPASLEEAADRRLMALICEAKGDYESALEHLVLASMAMIANGQEIEVAAIDVSIGDIYLSLSRFDEAIFSYQKALTVFKSAKSDNHPSVASVFVRLADLYYKTGKLRESKSYCESALRIYSKPVPGTIAEEIASGLTEISAIYEAVNEPEEALKLLQKAMKLLEDTPGQQSTIAGIEAQMGVMYYMLGRYGEARYSFESAVEKLRASGERKSAFFGVLLNQMGLASVQLYKIDEAAELFEEARGILEQECGPDHPDTLSVYSNLAATYDAMGRVDDAIEILESILKVREEELGTANPDVDDEKKRLAELLKEAGRIRDRKAKSLENLLDSKTDRVKKEVTRRWSGLGFKT